One Candidatus Zixiibacteriota bacterium genomic window carries:
- a CDS encoding tetratricopeptide repeat protein: MAHDEHRILTWSLIIFVLTLAAHLVAASLPEMRLWGAAAWARVAPALWAAAVLSALVLLAASFRLPAAGRAPAGRRYVLAAAAAGLATVALFYLLRTKAHFLGDGYTALSLLADDSPLIKTREIGESLAHAWVKRLSGAEGEAGALFSFRFISIAAGALLFGAAAWSAARLFDSAARRALFVAGVMTGGYALLFFGYVENYSLFVASTGIYALVGLLVVRGQVARWWLLIPLAASAACHVLGVTLLPSAVYLLLAPTRAGKRLRTWRVSQRLTVGGLLLLVAGWAVVGVRQSHLFFRYSLVPPFEDAFTIGGYTLFSPAHLADLLNLLVLLLPPVGLLVLVIVSAARSRRLAARDAVFLIVLSLSALGAAFIFDPKLGMPRDWDLFAFAGIAPAVLLYVLTLDPQSPLPGGLRVAAMAVVLSLFALGGRLVAANDPPIQIARFNDYLTVDPERDRNARYLLLTYYKDRGDSAAADRVRAEWRAAFPLRDKLDEAQRLHREEKLPEATALFEQIVREDPTYADAWAGLGWMMVRYRDWDSAIACLDMSLGLNPYHAAACSNRGLAHLQLGHAQQAARDFERSLSIDPNVPAVMYNLAVAYLRCRRYEDAGRVIARMAAMPDMLAGEHLKLFEWYATYGPLPAAVAQLRFAIDKGADSAYVQYLLQRFPDAAKAFRR; encoded by the coding sequence TCGCTCCGGCCCTGTGGGCCGCGGCCGTTCTGTCCGCCCTCGTGCTCCTCGCCGCGTCGTTTCGTCTGCCCGCCGCCGGGCGCGCCCCGGCGGGCCGGCGCTACGTTCTCGCCGCCGCCGCCGCGGGACTGGCAACCGTCGCCCTGTTCTATCTCCTGCGCACCAAGGCGCACTTCCTCGGCGACGGCTACACCGCCCTGAGCCTCCTTGCCGACGACAGCCCGCTGATCAAGACGCGGGAAATCGGCGAATCGCTGGCGCACGCCTGGGTCAAGCGCCTGTCCGGTGCGGAGGGCGAGGCGGGGGCGTTGTTCAGTTTCCGGTTCATCTCGATCGCCGCCGGCGCGCTCCTCTTCGGCGCCGCCGCCTGGAGCGCCGCCCGCCTCTTCGACAGCGCCGCGCGGCGGGCGCTCTTTGTGGCCGGCGTCATGACCGGCGGCTACGCCCTCCTCTTTTTCGGCTACGTCGAGAACTACTCCCTCTTTGTCGCCTCGACCGGCATCTATGCCCTCGTCGGTCTGCTGGTGGTGCGCGGGCAGGTTGCCCGATGGTGGCTGCTGATCCCGCTCGCCGCCTCGGCGGCCTGCCATGTGCTCGGCGTCACCCTCCTGCCCAGCGCCGTCTACCTGCTGCTCGCCCCCACCCGCGCGGGCAAGCGTCTCCGCACGTGGCGGGTATCGCAACGCCTGACGGTGGGCGGTCTGCTTCTCCTGGTCGCTGGCTGGGCTGTCGTCGGCGTGCGGCAGTCGCACCTGTTTTTCCGCTACTCGCTCGTCCCGCCGTTCGAGGATGCCTTCACAATCGGCGGGTATACTCTCTTTTCACCCGCCCACCTGGCCGACCTGCTGAACCTGCTGGTGCTTCTGCTGCCTCCGGTGGGTCTGCTCGTCCTCGTCATCGTGAGCGCCGCCCGCTCCCGCCGCCTGGCCGCGCGCGACGCCGTCTTCCTCATCGTGCTCTCCCTCTCGGCGCTCGGCGCAGCCTTCATTTTTGACCCGAAACTCGGCATGCCCCGTGACTGGGACCTCTTCGCTTTCGCCGGAATCGCCCCCGCCGTGCTGCTCTATGTCCTGACTCTGGATCCCCAATCCCCCCTGCCGGGCGGCCTGCGTGTCGCCGCGATGGCTGTCGTCCTTTCGCTCTTTGCGCTGGGCGGCCGGCTGGTCGCCGCCAACGATCCTCCCATCCAGATCGCCCGTTTCAACGACTACCTGACGGTCGACCCGGAACGCGATCGCAACGCCCGCTATCTCCTGTTGACCTACTACAAAGACCGCGGCGACAGCGCCGCCGCCGACCGGGTGCGCGCCGAGTGGCGCGCCGCTTTCCCCCTCCGCGACAAACTGGACGAGGCGCAGCGCCTCCACCGTGAGGAGAAGCTGCCGGAAGCGACCGCCCTGTTCGAGCAGATTGTCCGCGAGGATCCGACGTATGCCGATGCCTGGGCCGGGCTGGGGTGGATGATGGTGCGCTACCGCGATTGGGACAGCGCCATTGCCTGTCTCGACATGTCGCTCGGTCTCAATCCCTACCACGCCGCCGCCTGTAGTAACCGCGGCCTGGCTCATCTGCAGCTCGGCCATGCCCAACAGGCGGCCCGGGATTTCGAGCGGTCCCTGTCGATCGACCCCAACGTCCCCGCCGTCATGTACAACCTCGCCGTCGCCTACCTGCGCTGCCGCCGCTACGAGGACGCCGGCAGAGTGATCGCCCGCATGGCGGCGATGCCGGACATGCTGGCCGGCGAACACCTGAAACTGTTCGAATGGTATGCCACCTATGGTCCTCTCCCGGCGGCGGTCGCGCAGCTCCGCTTCGCGATCGACAAGGGAGCCGATTCCGCGTACGTCCAGTACCTGCTGCAGCGTTTTCCGGACGCCGCGAAGGCCTTCCGGCGGTAG
- a CDS encoding SpoIIE family protein phosphatase has protein sequence MTSPADHTRTEKLLLEAARIFNSTLEYESLIAEVLRLVNTALNSEGALLFRVDHDRTDIKIRLVRARDNEMFLFHRDFGTGIIGWVARHREPELVYDATADPRVDPEIESRFGSPIRSVVVVPLIGRGHMIGVVEALNKVDGVFTPADLDILVGLANQIAVAIDNAHLYRVARREALEKELLFEIGKKLSSSISQKEVMREILHSVKRAIDFDAGGVFVIEPAKDIIGEVYTEGYDDPGSEERVLVKTGEGLIGHVTATGEPVIVPDVSVDPRYMSARETTRSEIVVPMLLNNRVVGVLNLESDTPGAYRVDNLSLLQAFAAQAAVSLDRARLHEEILAAKRLEEQLKIAREIQQTFLPEDDPTIPGYDVSGRNVPSGQVGGDYYDFIHIVDYQTGIAIADVSGKGIPAALIMASFRASLIAEIRNNYSIRTIAAKVNNLVYESVKAGSFVTGVYGVLDSRNHIFTFTNCGHNLPFLVRAGGAVEYLREGGQILGVSPNAQYEERPIWIGPGDIILLYTDGVTEVFTETGEEYGLQRLVNLVRDHREKTSQELVDIIHEAVSRWAGPKKLPDDFTMIVLRRRE, from the coding sequence ATGACCAGTCCTGCCGACCATACCCGGACCGAAAAACTCCTCCTTGAGGCGGCCCGGATCTTCAACAGCACGCTCGAATACGAGAGCCTGATTGCCGAGGTGCTCCGCCTGGTCAACACGGCGCTCAATTCGGAGGGGGCGCTCCTGTTCCGGGTCGACCACGACCGGACCGACATCAAAATCCGGCTCGTGCGCGCCCGCGACAACGAGATGTTCCTGTTTCACCGCGACTTCGGCACCGGCATCATCGGCTGGGTCGCCCGCCACCGCGAACCGGAACTCGTCTACGATGCCACCGCCGACCCGCGCGTCGATCCGGAAATCGAAAGCCGCTTCGGCTCCCCGATCCGCTCCGTCGTGGTCGTCCCCCTGATCGGCCGCGGCCACATGATCGGCGTCGTCGAGGCGCTCAACAAGGTTGACGGCGTCTTCACGCCCGCCGACCTCGATATCCTCGTCGGCCTGGCCAACCAGATCGCCGTGGCCATCGACAACGCCCACCTCTACCGCGTCGCCCGCCGCGAAGCGCTCGAGAAGGAACTCCTCTTCGAGATCGGGAAAAAACTCTCCAGCTCGATCAGCCAGAAAGAGGTCATGCGGGAGATTCTCCACTCGGTCAAGCGGGCGATCGATTTCGACGCCGGCGGCGTGTTTGTCATCGAGCCGGCCAAAGACATCATCGGCGAGGTGTACACCGAGGGTTACGATGATCCCGGTTCGGAGGAGCGCGTCCTCGTCAAGACCGGCGAGGGGCTGATCGGCCATGTGACCGCTACCGGCGAGCCGGTGATTGTCCCCGATGTGTCGGTCGACCCGCGCTACATGAGCGCCCGCGAGACCACCCGGAGCGAGATTGTCGTCCCCATGCTCCTGAACAACCGCGTCGTCGGCGTCCTCAACCTCGAGAGCGACACCCCCGGCGCCTACCGGGTCGACAACCTCTCGCTTCTCCAGGCGTTTGCCGCCCAGGCCGCCGTCTCCCTCGACCGCGCCCGCCTGCACGAAGAAATCCTCGCCGCCAAGCGGCTCGAGGAGCAGCTCAAAATCGCCCGCGAAATCCAGCAGACCTTCCTGCCCGAGGACGACCCCACCATCCCCGGCTACGACGTTTCCGGCCGCAACGTCCCTTCCGGCCAGGTCGGCGGCGACTACTACGACTTCATCCACATCGTCGACTACCAGACCGGAATCGCCATCGCCGACGTGTCCGGCAAGGGGATCCCGGCCGCCCTCATCATGGCCTCGTTCCGCGCCTCGCTCATCGCCGAGATCCGCAACAACTACTCTATCCGCACGATCGCCGCCAAGGTCAACAACCTTGTCTACGAGTCGGTGAAAGCCGGCAGTTTCGTAACCGGCGTCTACGGCGTGCTCGACTCCCGCAACCACATTTTCACGTTCACCAACTGCGGCCACAACCTCCCCTTCCTGGTGCGCGCCGGAGGAGCCGTCGAGTACCTCCGCGAGGGGGGGCAGATCCTCGGGGTGTCGCCTAACGCGCAGTATGAGGAGCGCCCGATCTGGATCGGACCCGGCGACATCATCCTGCTCTATACCGACGGCGTGACCGAGGTTTTCACCGAGACCGGCGAGGAGTACGGGCTCCAGCGCCTGGTCAACCTCGTCCGCGACCACCGCGAGAAGACGTCGCAGGAACTTGTGGACATCATCCATGAGGCCGTCTCCCGGTGGGCGGGACCGAAAAAGCTGCCCGATGATTTCACCATGATCGTCCTTCGGCGGCGGGAGTAA